In Leptotrichia buccalis C-1013-b, the genomic window AAAATATTTTAAAAAAAGCAGTCAAAAAAGATTTGTTGTGGTATTTAATGACTGCCCCTATATTTTTTACTCTGTCCTGAATATTTTACTTACTTGCATTTCTAATTTAAATATGTTATAATTAGAGCGATAAAAACCAAATAAAAAACAAAAAAAATCTAAAATAAATGGAGGAAAATTTAAAATGGCAAAAGCTAAATTTGAAAGAAGCAAACCACACGTAAACGTAGGAACAATCGGTCACGTTGACCATGGAAAAACAACAACAACAGCAGCAATATCAAAAGTATTGGCTGAAAAAGGGCTAGCTGAAAAAGTTGATTTTGAAAACATCGACCAAGCCCCTGAAGAAAGAGAAAGAGGGATTACAATCAACACAGCTCATATCGAATACGAAACAGAAAAAAGACACTATGCTCACGTTGACTGTCCAGGCCATGCCGATTACGTAAAAAATATGATTACAGGAGCAGCTCAAATGGATGGTGCTATCCTAGTAGTATCAGCAGCTGATGGTCCTATGCCTCAAACAAGAGAACATATCCTACTTGCAAGACAAGTTGGAGTTCCTTATATCGTAGTTTACTTAAACAAAGTAGATATGGTAGATGACGAAGAATTATTAGAATTAGTAGAAATGGAAGTAAGAGAATTACTAACAGAATATGGATTCCCTGGAGACGATGTACCAGTAATCAAAGGGTCTTCATTAGGAGCACTAAATGGAGAACAAAAATGGATAGATGCAATTGTTGAACTTATGGACGCAGTTGACGAATATATCCCAACACCAGAAAGACCAGTTGACCAATCATTCTTGATGCCAATTGAAGACGTGTTCACAATTACAGGAAGAGGAACAGTTGTAACAGGAAGAGTAGAAAGAGGAGTAATCAAGGTTGGTGAAGAAGTGGAAATCGTAGGAATCAAACCAACAACAAAAACAACTGTAACAGGAGTAGAAATGTTCAGAAAATTATTAGATTCAGGACAAGCTGGAGATAATATAGGAGCATTATTAAGAGGAACTAAGAAAGAAGAAGTGGAAAGAGGACAAGTACTTGCTAAACCAGGAACAATCAATCCACATACAGGATTTAAATCAGAAGTATATGTATTGACGAAAGATGAAGGAGGAAGACATACACCATTCTTCACAGGATACAAACCACAATTCTACTTCAGAACGACTGATATTACAGGAGAAGTAAACTTACCAGAAGGAGTAGAAATGGTAATGCCTGGAGATAACATTGAAATGACAGTAGAATTAATTCACCCAATCGCGATGGAAGAAGGATTAAGATTTGCGATAAGAGAAGGTGGAAGAACAGTAGCTTCAGGAGTAGTTGCAACTATTACTAAATAGTTTTCTTTATCAATAAATTATGTAATATTAAAATAATTATTATATTTGGATTTTAAAACATACCAAATACATCTTTATAAAATCTTGAGGAAATTTAGTTAATTATTAAATATAAATTTTGATGTGTTTAATATGAATTAGATAGTACTCAAGACCTTTATAATTTAAGATATAAATATAAAGTTTTAGAAAAAATTATTTTTGTATCTTAAATAAATTTAAATTATGATTCTATTAAGGTTTCTTAAAAAAGAATATTATTTATTCTTTTAAAAAAAAACTTTACAAATTCATATTATTGTGTTAGAATTAGAATTGAATTATTAAGATATATATTTGTTAAAATTATTTTTAGGAGGAAGAACAATGAAAAAATTATTAGGATTATTAGCATTAGCAGTAGTATCAGCTTCTGCATTCGCTGATCAAGACACATTAAAAGAAATTCATTTTTCAAGTGAATTAAGACAAACTTATACAGATAAAAATAGACAAACTTCAAATGGATTAGGTGCTTCTGGATTCAAAAAAGATAACCAAGAAAATACTAAAGTAAGAACTATCTTGGGTGGAGACTTAAATTTAGTTGATGAAGGAAACTTAGGATTAAGATTTGAATTTCAAAATGATCAAGATAGAGCAAGAAACCCTTATGATGCTTACAAAGCGGATAACAGAATTGGTTCTTATGGTGCGTATGACAAATCTAGAACTTGGGAAAATGATATTGCATTATACAAAGATGTCACATTAGGTTCTTGGACTTCTAAATGGGAATTAGGATGGAAGTATAAAGCTACTAACGGTAAGAGCAGATATGCAGGACATAGAGGAACATCAAATGAAATTTATGTAGGACCTACATTTGACATTAATTTCTTAGGACAAAATTTCAATGCAAAAACTCAATTAGTTTACTTTGACGAAACAGGTAATAAAAGTGCAGATAATGCATGGAGCGGTAATGATTTTGATAGAAAGAAAGTATCCGGTATAGGAGCTAATATTGACTTATCTACTAGCGGTAAAATTTTTGATAATAAATTTGGAAACTTAGGATATTATGCTAATGCAAATCAACGTGTAAGAGATGCAAGAGGTACTTTATCTGAAACTCAAAAAGATGCAAAACCTAGTGTATACTTAGACTATGTTGTAGGAGCAACTTATAATACACCTTCAGTTGTAGGATTCTACGGATTAGTTAATACTGAAAATGAATGG contains:
- the tuf gene encoding elongation factor Tu, with protein sequence MAKAKFERSKPHVNVGTIGHVDHGKTTTTAAISKVLAEKGLAEKVDFENIDQAPEERERGITINTAHIEYETEKRHYAHVDCPGHADYVKNMITGAAQMDGAILVVSAADGPMPQTREHILLARQVGVPYIVVYLNKVDMVDDEELLELVEMEVRELLTEYGFPGDDVPVIKGSSLGALNGEQKWIDAIVELMDAVDEYIPTPERPVDQSFLMPIEDVFTITGRGTVVTGRVERGVIKVGEEVEIVGIKPTTKTTVTGVEMFRKLLDSGQAGDNIGALLRGTKKEEVERGQVLAKPGTINPHTGFKSEVYVLTKDEGGRHTPFFTGYKPQFYFRTTDITGEVNLPEGVEMVMPGDNIEMTVELIHPIAMEEGLRFAIREGGRTVASGVVATITK